One part of the Lotus japonicus ecotype B-129 chromosome 2, LjGifu_v1.2 genome encodes these proteins:
- the LOC130739165 gene encoding membrin-11-like: MEGGGGTLSEVHQKAKKLLLRSRDGLERLERLEHSAAGVDSELSFAVKKDIAQVQSLCVEMDRLWGSVGGKPQRDLWRRKVEQIAEEAESLKESLDKFNLRNQKRISEAKERAELLGRANGDSHVMRIFDEEAQAMQSVRTSARELENANAIGEAILSSIHGQRERLKSAHRKALDILNTVGISNSVLRLIERRNRVDQWIKYAGMLLTVIFLFAFVFWRH, translated from the exons atggaaggaggtggaggaaCGCTCTCTGAGGTTCACCAAAAAGCAAAGAAACTTCTGCTCAGGTCCCGCGACGGCCTCGAACGCCTCGAGCGGCTCGAGCACTCTGCCGCCGGCGTCGACTCGGAGCTATCATTCGCCGTGAAGAAGGATATCGCTCAGGTCCAATCCCTCTGCGTCGAGATGGACCGCCTCTGGGGATCCGTCGGTGGCAAACCCCAGCGCGATCTGTGGAGAAG AAAAGTGGAACAAATAGCGGAAGAGGCTGAATCACTGAAAGAGAGTTTGGATAAATTTAACTTAAGGAATCAGAAACGGATTAGTGAAGCTAAAGAGAGAGCTGAGCTTCTAGGACGAGCT AATGGGGATTCTCACGTTATGAGGATTTTCGATGAGGAAGCACAAGCAATGCAGTCAGTTCGTACTTCTGCTCGGGAGCTGGAAAATGCTAATGCAATTGGGGAGGCCATTCTTTCTTCAATACATGGCCAAAGGGAACGCTTGAAG AGTGCACATCGAAAGGCACTGGACATCCTGAATACAGTGGGGATATCAAACTCTGTTCTGAGGCTAATTGAGAGACGAAACCGTGTCGACCAGTGGATCAAATATGCAGGGATGCTATTAACTGTTATTTTCTTGTTTGCCTTTGTTTTCTGGAGACACTGA